In Dermacentor silvarum isolate Dsil-2018 chromosome 2, BIME_Dsil_1.4, whole genome shotgun sequence, the following proteins share a genomic window:
- the LOC125943015 gene encoding uncharacterized protein LOC125943015, whose translation MLELADQFLEAQGGTNLSKIRKEEPGDAKKPASDERRNPPKPVPRCYLCNRLGHHARSCRTNFTLTNEVKCFKCGRMGHKADSCRNGVKETPQASCVYAPPKHQEDINDGFVELRDGKRIPVVNAVMTQRPEFPDKVMPVLAGKLGDKQITVLRDSGTSTVIVRRDLVQDEELTGETTLVYLVDGTARKLAETKIEVDTPYYSGKVTALCMDHPLYDLIIGNVEGVRAPDDPKPLEEELKIETSTIEEPHGKPSTSDENTAAAVTRTQTKVQRKPFQLLSTPNSENKPTGTHDHAKHYYRKTKDRKFKFKNR comes from the coding sequence atgttggaattggcagaccaatttttggaagcacagggaggcaccaatctctccaagatcagaaaagaggagccaggggacgcaaagaaaccggcatccgatgaaagaagaaaccctccgaagcctgttccgaggtgttatctttgtaaccgactgggccatcatgctCGCAGTTGTCGTACCAACTTTACACTCACCAatgaggttaaatgttttaaatgtgggcgaatggggcacaaagccgattcatgtcgcaacggagtgaaggaaactccccaagcatcctgtgtgtatgccccgccaaaacatcaagaagacataaacgacggctttgtagaacttcgagacggaaaaagaattccagtcgttaatgcggtgatgacacaacgcccagaatttcccgataaggtaatgcccgtacttgccggaaaattgggagacaaacaaatcacggtgttacgagattccggcaccagcacagtgatcgtgcgaagggacttagtacaagacgaggagctcacgggcgaaaccactttagtttacctagtcgatggtacggctaggaagcttgccgaaaccaaaattgaggtcgataccccctattacagtgggaaagtcactgcgctttgcatggaccacccactgtacgacctaatcataggaaacgttgagggagttcgcgccccagacgatccgaaacctttggaagaagaattgaagatcgaaacatcgacgattgaagagccacacggaaaaccatcaacatccgacgagaacaccgcggcagCTGTCACCCGAACTCAAACAAAGGTTCAGAGAAAACCTTTCCAGCTCCTTTCcacgcccaattccgaaaataaaccgaccgggacccatGACCACGCAAAACACTActatcgaaaaaccaaggacaggaaatttaaatttaagaaccgttaa